A segment of the Lodderomyces beijingensis strain CBS 14171 genome assembly, chromosome: 1 genome:
TCTATGATGGTCAAGGGCTGGTCGCGAAACTTGGCCCACTTGGGCTACTTGGAACCAAATGGAGGTTCCACCAAACTGTACAAGCGATTAGGACGTGGTGCCTCTTCAGGAAAAGGTAAAACCTCCGGGCGTGGTCAAAAGGGTCAAAAGGCCAGAGGAAAAGTTCCACACTGGATGGAAGGTGGTCAAACTCCGTATTTCAAGCAATTACCCATGATTGGATCTACGAAGGAGTACGTGCCTGTCTTTCATGAGGTTTACTTGAGCAAGATCCAGGATTTCTGGAAGACCAAGAGAATACCATTGGAAGAAGGAGACACTTTAACCATCAAAGTGATGAGAGAATGCGGCATCATCACCGGTTCGTTGAAAGACGGGGTGATGCTAATCGGCACGGGAGGAGCGGGCCAGGAC
Coding sequences within it:
- a CDS encoding mitochondrial 54S ribosomal protein uL15m; its protein translation is MMVKGWSRNLAHLGYLEPNGGSTKSYKRLGRGASSGKGKTSGRGQKGQKARGKVPHWMEGGQTPYFKQLPMIGSTKEYVPVFHEVYLSKIQDFWKTKRIPLEEGDTLTIKVMRECGIITGSLKDGVMLIGTGGAGQDEYNVPLNVEASKATEAAIAAIESTNHSFTARYFTTLGLRAHVNPEKFLLKYGYVPLQARPTDKKSIAYYSDPEQRGYLHKDPSILTEALQAAREQLKVPKPKKSKSKFKSLSEQLMEASSVAFAETSKTVKISELV